Proteins encoded in a region of the Benincasa hispida cultivar B227 chromosome 2, ASM972705v1, whole genome shotgun sequence genome:
- the LOC120072188 gene encoding uncharacterized protein LOC120072188, which produces MPVYAKFFKDIVSKKIRMGRFATVALTQEYNTLIPPKIRDPSSFTIPCSIGGIYIGQALCDLGASINLMPFSIFKRLDVGQLTPTTVTLKLADRSLVHPEGKFKDVVVTTNKFILPANFIILDYEADKDVPIILGRPFLSTGRVQINVHKGEIRMSVNTQVQYYQGNEVPR; this is translated from the coding sequence ATGCCTGTGTATGCaaaattttttaaggacatcGTCTCGAAGAAGATAAGAATGGGAAGATTCGCCACGGTGGCATTGACACAAGAATACAACACTTTAATTCCACCAAAGATTCGTGACCCAAGCAGTTTCACAATACCTTGCTCAATAGGAGGAATCTATATTGGCCAAGCATTATGCGATCTCGGGGCAAGCATAAACTTAAtgcctttttcaattttcaaaagattGGATGTGGGACAGCTAACACCCACAACAGTGACTCTTAAACTCGCAGATAGATCCTTGGTGCACCCTGAAGGGAAATTCAAGGATGTCGTGGTAACAACAAATAAATTCATCCTACCTGCAAACTTCATTATCTTAGATTATGAGGCAGATAAAGACGTTCCAAttatattgggacgaccattcttgTCTACTGGTCGTGTTCAAATAAATGTGCATAAGGGAGAAATCAGAATGAGCGTCAACACTCAGGTTCAATATTATCAAGGCAATGAAGTTCCCAGATGA